A genomic window from Sphingobacterium spiritivorum includes:
- a CDS encoding DUF3127 domain-containing protein, with protein MEIRGKVHEVGATQQVTESFKKRDIIVAYAENPQFVEYIRFEATQDRTSIFDNLTIGEEIEISFNLRGRPWTNKEGITTYFNSLVAWRVTKLAGSSAAAPAPGYADMPAPIDISSSGSDDDDLPF; from the coding sequence ATGGAAATTAGAGGAAAAGTACATGAAGTTGGGGCAACTCAGCAGGTAACAGAATCATTCAAAAAACGTGATATCATCGTTGCTTATGCAGAAAACCCGCAATTTGTAGAATATATTCGTTTTGAAGCTACACAGGATAGAACGTCCATTTTCGATAACCTTACAATTGGTGAAGAAATTGAAATTTCATTTAACCTGAGAGGTCGTCCCTGGACAAATAAAGAAGGTATCACTACATACTTCAATTCTTTGGTAGCATGGAGAGTAACAAAATTAGCTGGTTCTTCAGCTGCGGCTCCGGCTCCCGGATATGCAGATATGCCTGCACCGATTGATATTTCTTCTTCAGGTTCAGATGATGACGATTTGCCTTTCTAA
- a CDS encoding acyltransferase has protein sequence MATRAIYISNIRILATIGVILIHATTGYLQSAAVGSFNWDYANWINGLTRSAVPLFVMISGALLLQKDESTVDFYKNRLLKIVPPFLFWTIVYIIYYFSRYTSFDQLSFQQIVTIAWQKMRTGANAHLWYLYMILGLYLTVPFLRKMIRSASLREIEIFLLIWFASLYVSNKRWEEYFLKIDLTFFSGYIGYFVLGYYLSVKDFSRQKILSLLIFTAACVFTIYITHHLSIAQQKYDPSFYGYVLPNTALAAAGIFTFLKGVSFTQNIPGWMDAIDKYSFGIYLAHILILNYVHPRLPDEIWIKVPMATIATLLGSMLLIYLIRKIPYGKYVSG, from the coding sequence ATGGCTACCCGCGCTATTTATATCAGCAATATCCGCATCCTGGCTACCATAGGTGTAATCCTTATCCATGCCACTACCGGATATCTACAAAGTGCAGCCGTAGGATCTTTTAACTGGGATTATGCGAACTGGATAAACGGGCTGACCCGTAGTGCAGTACCTTTGTTTGTAATGATATCAGGTGCATTGCTTTTGCAGAAGGATGAAAGCACCGTAGATTTTTACAAAAACAGGCTATTAAAAATTGTCCCGCCATTTTTGTTCTGGACTATTGTTTACATCATCTATTATTTCTCCCGTTACACTTCGTTTGATCAGCTGTCGTTTCAGCAAATTGTCACTATAGCCTGGCAAAAAATGAGAACAGGTGCTAATGCTCACCTCTGGTATCTGTATATGATATTAGGGCTTTACCTTACAGTTCCCTTTTTAAGAAAGATGATCAGATCAGCCTCTTTAAGGGAAATAGAAATTTTTCTTCTGATCTGGTTTGCTTCTTTGTACGTCAGTAATAAAAGATGGGAGGAATATTTCCTGAAGATAGATCTCACCTTCTTCTCCGGATACATTGGTTATTTTGTACTTGGCTATTATCTTTCGGTCAAAGACTTCAGCCGGCAAAAGATTCTTTCTTTGCTCATCTTTACTGCAGCCTGTGTTTTTACGATTTATATAACTCATCACCTCAGCATAGCACAACAAAAGTATGATCCCTCTTTCTATGGTTATGTCCTCCCTAATACAGCACTCGCTGCTGCAGGAATTTTCACTTTTCTGAAAGGGGTTTCTTTTACCCAAAATATCCCGGGATGGATGGATGCTATAGACAAATATAGTTTTGGGATTTACTTAGCTCACATTCTGATATTGAACTATGTACATCCCCGGTTACCGGATGAGATCTGGATCAAAGTTCCTATGGCCACTATCGCTACGCTGTTGGGAAGTATGCTATTGATTTATCTGATACGCAAAATACCTTACGGGAAGTATGTTTCCGGATAA